The following proteins are co-located in the Urocitellus parryii isolate mUroPar1 chromosome 15, mUroPar1.hap1, whole genome shotgun sequence genome:
- the LOC113175505 gene encoding LOW QUALITY PROTEIN: vomeronasal type-2 receptor 26 (The sequence of the model RefSeq protein was modified relative to this genomic sequence to represent the inferred CDS: inserted 11 bases in 8 codons; substituted 4 bases at 4 genomic stop codons) gives MAFARRVQQGLPWASECCCPEEAIPGPMLVSWNVHVPILCPTPRSRFLPVASHKHGLLSLSVSLWGYRVAQGFVFAIEEINRSVHLLPNLTLGFSIRRSGDCARSPLDMLSFLTGQEEPIPTMPVDSACPGGRGGDTRSVLTVSVAGLLGLCKSPQVSYSSTLPILSDKTQFPSFLRTLAGDLVSSXTVTQLVLHFRWTWVDILAQDDDFGQQASSLAAQELSQAGICLEVQLXVPSQQXVVLVFLSHSNFLLIWQGLLGLRVSGQVWVSKGTLHLATALDVPGVSQVLQGPCGLMFHSSRVPGLPEFLAPLHPSRAPEDVFIQRSWEDTFECTWPHKNGAVARVVRLCEXPGVFFLESEQSAVYSIAHALQDLVACEPWDGTCADSGHFLPWQCPWPSLASLQHPPSSPASPWPQDGTEMMFDAHGDLVSKSDILQGQKTPEGXFRLVHRDEMDPRASSGSRMTVHLQEDLQVPSSDCSRNCAPXFSQTPRQGAPHGCFQGSPCPEASLQTTQDTLLQWFLRSLLLSCRYGQVHGQLMAPDESHLIDAGPGPGPGPGPPHGCVLRYHCRAAEATEIQVLVQEPGSLRPRDRCVPRAETFLTFDAPLGLMLAVQQSXAGCLAVLVLGVFLRHQDTPRVRANNRALSXVLLASLXALCPTAVTCLLRQTTFAVVFTVALSSVLAKTPTVAPAFXVTRPGSRARVCLGRRASSSVVLIASLTQAALCGVWLGPSPPFPDRDLDSEPSLTVLRCQEGSGIAFTCVLGXSGLLAGGTFSVAFLARGLPDAFSEAQFLTFSMLLFCRVWTAFLPRTAVPGQVHCAVQTFSTLAPTSGLXGGTFIPKCYVILLRPEQNALAWLRQGHGAQRERQGQVPWRRCPRRPAPQPLEPVFTEDARAACLGLIISVRIQRLNGQERSEAHRPGADDCWNRTGTWSVLGGPLGM, from the exons ATGGCCTTCGCGCGCCGTGTTCAGCAGGGCCTCCCCTGGGCCTCGGAGTGCTG ctGTCCTGAGGAGGCCATCCCGGGGCCTATGCTGGTTTCCTGGAATGTGCATGTCCCTATCCTCTGCCCTACGCCCAGGAGCCGCTTCCTGCCTGTGGCCAGCCATAAACATGGGCTTCTTTCCCTCAGTGTGTCCCTGTGGGGCTACCGGGTGGCCCAGGGCTTTGTTTTTGCCATCGAGGAGATCAACAGGAGCGTCCACCTGCTGCCCAACCTGACCCTGGGCTTCTCCATCCGAAGATCTGGGGACTGTGCACGGAGCCCGTTGGACATGCTGAGCTTTCTCACGGGGCAGGAGGAGCCCATCCCAACCATGCCTGTGGACTCCGCCTGCCCCGGGGGCCGTGGTGGGGATACGCGGTCAGTCCTGACGGTCTCCGTGGCCGGGCTGCTGGGGCTCTGCAAGTCTCCCCAG GTCAGTTATTCATCCACACTGCCCATCCTCAGCGACAAGACCCAGTTCCCATCCTTCCTCCGGACCCTGGCCGGTGACCTCGTGTCCTCCTAAACGGTGACCCAGCTGGTGCTCCACTTTCGATGGACCTGGGTGGACATTCTGGCCCAGGATGATGACTTTGGGCAGCAGGCCAGCTCTCTGGCTGCCCAGGAGCTGAGCCAGGCTGGCATCTGCCTCGAGGTCCAGCTCTAGGTCCCTTCCCAGC TGGTGGTTCTGGTTTTCCTGAGCCACTCAAATTTCCTGCTCATCTGGCAGGGGCTGCTGGGTCTTCGGGTCTCAGGCCAAGTCTGGGTCAGCAAGGGCACTCTGCACCTGGCCACGGCCCTCGATGTGCCGGGCGTCTCCCAGGTCCTGCAGGGCCCCTGCGGCCTCATGTTTCACAGCAGCCGGGTGCCTGGCCTCCCCGAGTTCTTGGCTCCCCTGCACCCCAGCCGGGCCCCAGAGGACGTGTTCATACAGAGGTCCTGGGAGGACACTTTTGAGTGCACGTGGCCCCACAAGAATGGCGCAGTGGCAAGGGTTGTCCGGCTCTGCGA GCCAGGAGTATTCTTTCTGGAAAGTGAGCAAAGTGCCGTCTACAGCATCGCCCACGCCCTGCAGGACCTGGTGGCCTGCGAGCCCTGGGATGGGACGTGTGCAGACTCTGGGCACTTCCTGCCCTGGCAG TGCCCTTGGCCATCCCTGGCCAGCCTACAGCAtcccccttcctccccagctTCTCCATGGCCTCAGGATGGGACCGAGATGATGTTTGATGCCCACGGGGACTTGGTTTCAAAATCTGACATTCTGCAGGGGCAGAAGACCCCTGAGGGCTGATTCCGCTTGGTCCACAGAGATGAGATGGACCCTCGAGCCTCTTCAGGGAGCAGAATGACAGTCCACCTGCAGGAGGATCTCCAG GTGCCCAGCTCTGACTGCAGCAGGAATTGTGCTC GGTTCAGCCAGACCCCCCGACAGGGAGCCCCTCATGGCTGTTTCCAGGGCAGCCCCTGCCCTGAGGCCAGTTTGCAGACCACACag GACACACTCCTGCAGTGGTTTTTACGTAGCCTGTTGTTGAGCTGTCGATATGGACAGGTGCATGGTCAACTCATGGCGCCTGATGAGTCCCACCTCATAGatgctggccctggccctggccctggccctg GTCCACCCCATGGCTGTGTGCTGCGGTACCACTGTCGGGCGGCTGAAGCAACAGAAATCCAGGTTCTGGTGCAGGAGCCTGGAAGTCTGAGGCCAAG AGACCGCTGCGTGCCCAGGGCAGAGACCTTCCTGACTTTTGACGCACCCCTGGGACTCATGCTGGCTGTGCAGCAGTC TGCTGGCTGCCTGGCAGTGCTGGTCCTTGGGGTGTTCCTGAGGCACCAGGACACACCCAGGGTCAGGGCCAACAACAGAGCCCTCAGCTAGGTGCTGCTGGCCTCCT GTGCCCTGTGTCCCACCGCTGTCACCTGCCTCCTCCGCCAGACCACCTTTGCTGTTGTGTTCACTGTGGCTCTTTCCTCCGTCCTGGCCAAGACCCCTACTGTGGCCCCAGCCTT AGTCACCAGGCCAGGGTCCAGGGCCCGGGTGTGCCTAGGACGCCGTGCCTCCTCCTCAGTGGTCCTCATTGCCTCCCTAACACAGGCTGCTCtctgtggggtgtggctgggccCCTCCCCACCATTCCCAGACAGGGACTTGGACTCTGAGCCCAGTCTCACTGTCCTCCGGTGCCAGGAGGGCTCCGGCATCGCCTTCACCTGTGTGCTGG TCTCTGGCCTCCTCGCGGGGGGCACCTTCTCTGTGGCCTTCCTGGCCAGGGGTCTGCCTGATGCCTTCAGTGAGGCCCAGTTCCTGACCTTCAGCATGCTGCTGTTCTGCAGGGTCTGGACAGCCTTCCTGCCCCGTACCGCAGTGCCCGGGCAAGTCCACTGTGCGGTGCAGACCTTCTCCACCCTGGCCCCCACTTCAGGGC CTGGGGGAACCTTCATCCCCAAGTGCTACGTCATCTTGCTGAGGCCTGAGCAGAACGCCCTGGCCTGGCTGAGGCAAGGACACGGGGCTCAGCGGGAAAGGCAGGGCCAGGTGCCCTGGAGGAGGTGTCCCCGCAGGCCAGCCCCGCAGCCTCTAGAACCCGTCTTCACAGAAGACGCCAGGGCGGCCTGTCTGGGGCTCATCATTTCTGTGAGGATCCAGAGACTTAATGGTCAAGAGAGAAGTGAGGCACACAGGCCAGGTGCTGATGACTGTTGGAATAGGACGGGCACCTGGTCAGTCCTGGGCGGTCCTCTTGGTATGTAG